In one window of Macrobrachium rosenbergii isolate ZJJX-2024 chromosome 27, ASM4041242v1, whole genome shotgun sequence DNA:
- the LOC136853526 gene encoding organic cation transporter protein-like isoform X2: MAAAMLSYAALAPGLIGSTLTNAPIAYRCGDDDIIYESSRPFDNECHYKYDSGNATFLNETGTANVSVSCSQPTIASSYNASAMIIESNTSSPPCVAWDYDNTVFTSTVSMEWGLICENAWLSSLYQMVFSFGSMIGDVVGGAMGDRLGRRAAVRYGSLVLLASVLGIGLAPFYSIVLMCRLIMGLTTSSIIYPTYNLVMEITPTSQRTVIGMVLGAPYSIGVMVFAALGYFLRDWRTLHLASSVFAFLLLTVSWAVDESPRWLAQNGYLDEAKEVLRRAADYNKATLPAASNLHQILFKLADEGKTYLKTETSCTSTLELVFSNLPMAVITLVTPLTWFLMAVVYLGIPLNVNNFGGNPFIYVALTGLMELLPAIVGIIFSKRFSRVPVMAFTFFSAGLCSLLVLAVTEDVWWLRWILIMAAMELISTSYTMSYVWAPELYPTVIRSRGCSSCALGGHLGFFVTPFITDVVAQQVWWLPNMILGMCGVLGGVLVCLLPETKGLDLCETVQDVKERSKAGKLNRAAELYNTDVHSDLVSA, encoded by the exons ATGGCTGCTGCGATGCTGA GTTATGCCGCCTTAGCACCTGGGCTAATAGGCTCAACGCTGACAAATGCGCCGATCGCCTACAGATGTGGGGACGACGATATAAT ATATGAATCGTCGAGGCCATTTGACAATGAGTGTCATTACAAGTACGACTCAGGCAACGCCACATTCCTTAATGAAACTGGCACAGCGAATGTCAGCGTGAGTTGTAGTCAGCCAACGATAGCTTCCTCTTATAATG CATCCGCCATGATTATTGAATCCAATACTTCGAGTCCGCCATGTGTTGCGTGGGATTATGACAATACGGTTTTTACGTCGACCGTTTCGATGGAG TGGGGCCTGATTTGCGAAAACGCTTGGCTGTCTTCTCTCTACCAAATGGTCTTCAGTTTCGGCTCCATGATCGGGGACGTAGTTGGAGGCGCCATGGGTGACAG ATTAGGTCGTCGCGCTGCGGTGCGATATGGCTCGCTCGTCTTGCTGGCCTCAGTCCTTGGGATCGGCCTGGCTCCATTTTACTCCATCGTCCTCATGTGTAGACTCATAATGGGCCTTACTACCTCGAGTATCATATACCCTACTTATAACTTAG TCATGGAAATCACGCCCACCTCACAGCGAACAGTGATAGGAATGGTACTCGGAGCCCCGTACAGCATTGGGGTCATGGTCTTCGCGGCTCTTGGGTACTTCTTGAGGGACTGGAGAACGCTCCATCTCGCTTCTTCTGTTTTCGCCTTCTTGCTATTGACAGTGAGTTG GGCTGTTGACGAATCTCCCAGATGGCTCGCGCAAAACGGTTACTTGGACGAGGCGAAGGAAGTTTTAAGGAGAGCTGCCGATTACAACAAAGCTACTCTTCCAGCAGCCTCAAATCTACATCAGATTTTGTTTAAACTGGCTGAT GAGGGGAAAACCTACTTGAAAACGGAGACGTCGTGTACGAGCACGCTAGAGCTAGTGTTCAGCAACTTGCCAATGGCTGTCATAACACTGGTTACTCCTCTGACGTGGTTTTTGATGGCCGTCGTCTACTTGGGAATTCCTCTGAATGTCAACAACTTCGGAGG CAATCCTTTTATTTACGTCGCCCTCACCGGGTTGATGGAGTTGCTTCCGGCAATTGTAGGAATCATTTTCTCCAAGAGGTTCAGTCGAGTTCCCGTCATGGCGTTCACGTTCTTCTCTGCAGGCCTCTGCAGCTTGTTGGTTCTGGCTGTTACGGAAG ATGTGTGGTGGCTTCGGTGGATTCTCATTATGGCAGCTATGGAATTAATCAGCACAAGCTACACG atgaGTTACGTCTGGGCGCCAGAATTATATCCAACCGTGATTCGATCGAGAGGATGCAGCAGCTGTGCTCTTGGTGGTCATCTAGGCTTCTTCGTAACTCCTTTCATAACGGATGTTGTG GCACAGCAAGTATGGTGGCTGCCGAACATGATCCTCGGGATGTGTGGCGTCCTGGGAGGCGTGTTAGTCTGCCTGCTGCCGGAAACCAAAGGGCTGGACCTCTGCGAAACTGTGCAGGATGTCAAAGAAAGATCGAAAGCCGGCAAACTTAATCGAGCAGCTGAATTGTACAACACAGACGTGCATTCTGATCTCGTGTCTGCGTAG
- the LOC136853526 gene encoding organic cation transporter protein-like isoform X1: protein MDDSEERGSFLLSEDAAENIDSVFAQIGFGRWQLIQMAAAMLSYAALAPGLIGSTLTNAPIAYRCGDDDIIYESSRPFDNECHYKYDSGNATFLNETGTANVSVSCSQPTIASSYNASAMIIESNTSSPPCVAWDYDNTVFTSTVSMEWGLICENAWLSSLYQMVFSFGSMIGDVVGGAMGDRLGRRAAVRYGSLVLLASVLGIGLAPFYSIVLMCRLIMGLTTSSIIYPTYNLVMEITPTSQRTVIGMVLGAPYSIGVMVFAALGYFLRDWRTLHLASSVFAFLLLTVSWAVDESPRWLAQNGYLDEAKEVLRRAADYNKATLPAASNLHQILFKLADEGKTYLKTETSCTSTLELVFSNLPMAVITLVTPLTWFLMAVVYLGIPLNVNNFGGNPFIYVALTGLMELLPAIVGIIFSKRFSRVPVMAFTFFSAGLCSLLVLAVTEDVWWLRWILIMAAMELISTSYTMSYVWAPELYPTVIRSRGCSSCALGGHLGFFVTPFITDVVAQQVWWLPNMILGMCGVLGGVLVCLLPETKGLDLCETVQDVKERSKAGKLNRAAELYNTDVHSDLVSA, encoded by the exons ATGGATGACAGCGAGGAAAG AGGAAGCTTTTTGTTATCGGAAGACGCGGCGGAGAACATAGACTCAGTCTTTGCTCAGATCGGTTTCGGTCGATGGCAGCTCATCCAGATGGCTGCTGCGATGCTGA GTTATGCCGCCTTAGCACCTGGGCTAATAGGCTCAACGCTGACAAATGCGCCGATCGCCTACAGATGTGGGGACGACGATATAAT ATATGAATCGTCGAGGCCATTTGACAATGAGTGTCATTACAAGTACGACTCAGGCAACGCCACATTCCTTAATGAAACTGGCACAGCGAATGTCAGCGTGAGTTGTAGTCAGCCAACGATAGCTTCCTCTTATAATG CATCCGCCATGATTATTGAATCCAATACTTCGAGTCCGCCATGTGTTGCGTGGGATTATGACAATACGGTTTTTACGTCGACCGTTTCGATGGAG TGGGGCCTGATTTGCGAAAACGCTTGGCTGTCTTCTCTCTACCAAATGGTCTTCAGTTTCGGCTCCATGATCGGGGACGTAGTTGGAGGCGCCATGGGTGACAG ATTAGGTCGTCGCGCTGCGGTGCGATATGGCTCGCTCGTCTTGCTGGCCTCAGTCCTTGGGATCGGCCTGGCTCCATTTTACTCCATCGTCCTCATGTGTAGACTCATAATGGGCCTTACTACCTCGAGTATCATATACCCTACTTATAACTTAG TCATGGAAATCACGCCCACCTCACAGCGAACAGTGATAGGAATGGTACTCGGAGCCCCGTACAGCATTGGGGTCATGGTCTTCGCGGCTCTTGGGTACTTCTTGAGGGACTGGAGAACGCTCCATCTCGCTTCTTCTGTTTTCGCCTTCTTGCTATTGACAGTGAGTTG GGCTGTTGACGAATCTCCCAGATGGCTCGCGCAAAACGGTTACTTGGACGAGGCGAAGGAAGTTTTAAGGAGAGCTGCCGATTACAACAAAGCTACTCTTCCAGCAGCCTCAAATCTACATCAGATTTTGTTTAAACTGGCTGAT GAGGGGAAAACCTACTTGAAAACGGAGACGTCGTGTACGAGCACGCTAGAGCTAGTGTTCAGCAACTTGCCAATGGCTGTCATAACACTGGTTACTCCTCTGACGTGGTTTTTGATGGCCGTCGTCTACTTGGGAATTCCTCTGAATGTCAACAACTTCGGAGG CAATCCTTTTATTTACGTCGCCCTCACCGGGTTGATGGAGTTGCTTCCGGCAATTGTAGGAATCATTTTCTCCAAGAGGTTCAGTCGAGTTCCCGTCATGGCGTTCACGTTCTTCTCTGCAGGCCTCTGCAGCTTGTTGGTTCTGGCTGTTACGGAAG ATGTGTGGTGGCTTCGGTGGATTCTCATTATGGCAGCTATGGAATTAATCAGCACAAGCTACACG atgaGTTACGTCTGGGCGCCAGAATTATATCCAACCGTGATTCGATCGAGAGGATGCAGCAGCTGTGCTCTTGGTGGTCATCTAGGCTTCTTCGTAACTCCTTTCATAACGGATGTTGTG GCACAGCAAGTATGGTGGCTGCCGAACATGATCCTCGGGATGTGTGGCGTCCTGGGAGGCGTGTTAGTCTGCCTGCTGCCGGAAACCAAAGGGCTGGACCTCTGCGAAACTGTGCAGGATGTCAAAGAAAGATCGAAAGCCGGCAAACTTAATCGAGCAGCTGAATTGTACAACACAGACGTGCATTCTGATCTCGTGTCTGCGTAG